The proteins below come from a single Beutenbergia cavernae DSM 12333 genomic window:
- a CDS encoding ArsR/SmtB family transcription factor gives MDVDVLAALDDPVRREILRLLRDGDLAAGSIAARFPVSRPAISRHLRVLREAGLVRARPEGRRQVYRLDPAPLAELERWLAELRSGPWPARLDALETEVYRTRRERRTTQPDTEEHTA, from the coding sequence ATGGACGTGGACGTGCTCGCGGCGCTCGACGACCCGGTCCGCCGGGAGATCCTCCGCCTGCTCCGCGACGGCGACCTCGCGGCCGGGTCGATCGCCGCCCGCTTCCCCGTCTCCCGGCCGGCGATCAGCCGGCACCTGCGTGTGCTGCGCGAAGCCGGGCTCGTGCGCGCGCGCCCCGAGGGTCGCCGGCAGGTTTACCGCCTCGACCCGGCACCCCTCGCGGAGCTCGAGCGCTGGCTCGCCGAGCTCCGCAGCGGTCCATGGCCGGCCCGGCTCGACGCGCTCGAGACCGAGGTCTACCGCACGCGCCGGGAACGGCGCACCACCCAGCCCGACACCGAGGAGCACACCGCATGA
- a CDS encoding SRPBCC family protein, giving the protein MSITGTVTTSRSGRDLTLHRTFRAPIDDVWAAVTESERLDRWIGRYDGAASAGATVRFTMTAEDGDPEGDIRILACDAPRHLAVEMVDEHGTWNIELGLVESGGVTTLTFVQHLTPEVDVSSVGPGWEFYLDALVAAETGGETPSFDSYFPAMQEPYRRAAGV; this is encoded by the coding sequence ATGAGCATCACCGGCACCGTGACCACGAGCCGCTCCGGTCGCGACCTCACGCTGCACCGCACGTTCCGCGCCCCGATCGACGACGTGTGGGCGGCCGTCACCGAGTCCGAACGTCTCGACCGCTGGATCGGGCGGTACGACGGCGCCGCGAGCGCCGGCGCCACCGTGCGGTTCACGATGACGGCCGAGGACGGCGACCCGGAGGGTGACATCCGCATCCTCGCGTGCGACGCCCCGCGCCACCTCGCCGTCGAGATGGTCGACGAGCACGGCACGTGGAACATCGAGCTCGGCCTCGTCGAGAGCGGCGGGGTCACCACGCTCACCTTCGTCCAGCACCTCACGCCGGAGGTCGACGTCAGCAGCGTCGGGCCCGGGTGGGAGTTCTACCTCGACGCGCTGGTCGCCGCGGAGACCGGAGGCGAGACGCCGTCCTTCGACTCCTACTTCCCGGCGATGCAGGAGCCGTACCGCCGCGCCGCCGGCGTCTGA